In Labilibaculum sp. DW002, the genomic window GGTTTTTGTAGTTGGAATTGCAAGTTTAAACGAAGATGAAATTGAAGATTTTGTAGAAGATGTTATCGAAGAAGTAATTGAAGAATCTGTTCACAACCCAGACTTACAAGATGCATTGCACGAACTAGAAGAACAATTAGACGAAGTTTGTGTTGACTCAATTCACATCAAAACCGATAGCATTAATATTGAAATCAAAATAGAGAATGACTAGTTCTCATATTTCTGCAGAACACAATTATAAAATTGTTAACTATATTCTAGCAGGAATAATCCTATGTATTTTTCTTTATTCTGCTCTTTTTTCCCCTGAAGGAGGTAAGCATCCAGTTCCCTCTTTTTTTACACAATTAACAGGTTACGAAAGTCCATCAACCGGACTTTCCAGAAGCTTTTCGGCTATCGTTAGAGGCGATTTTGATCTTGCAAATAACTTTAACCCAAATGGATTGCAAATTTTTCTTTTTTTTGTGATTCAGTTTTGCTTTAGAATAAGTTCAAGCTTTTTTATAAAGATTCCAAACAGCTATCTAAAACCTTATATTACTGCAGATATCCTTATCTCAATTTTCGGCTTTTACCTAGCCTTCAGACCATTAATTTCGTTTACCATTAAACTTTTTAAAGAATCTCTCGTAGAATACATGTAAGTTAAATATTCTTAAACTAAATCTTACATTATGTCAGTACTACTTGTGATTTTTTGCATTGCACTGCTGACCAGTTTAATGGTTCTACATGTGTTTAATGAGCTCAATTTATCTAAAAGGATAAACAAGGCAGGATATTTTGTGCAAGAATTATTGGATCAAAAAGGGATTAATCATCTCGATGTGGAAAAGAAATTTGAAATATCAACTTTCCCAACCCAGCTTAGAGTAATTGAATATTATTTGCATTCTCTTGATTCTAACTACAATGATTTTGGCAGAAAAAAGACTGTTACCGAAAGAATTGATTCCATAGAAAACACTCTGATAAATTATGGATACCAGAGTGATCTAAGTCTTATTTAAGCTCGTCTAAGGCAAAACATTTATCTACCTTAACGCCACGTTCTGTTTGTTTTAAACTACAACATTCAGTGGTAATATCATGTTGAAAAAACAAGGTGTAATTATTTTCTACAGCCTCTTTTAAAAAGATCTGCTTTTCACTCAGTGATACAGTTGGATTTAAATCGTAACTAGCCAACCATTTTACAGGAACATTAGCCGCTGTTGGAATAAAATCACCAGCAAAAACCAAAGTACGATCTTCATTCTTAATTAATGATATCATTAAACCCGGCGTGTGACCATTTACAAATCGCACCTCAAAATTTGGAAACAACTCTCCCTCCTCTTCTACAATTTGCAGCTTCCCAGCTTCTTTTATGGGCATTACGTTCTCCTTAAAATAAGCGTCAGCTTCTCGGATATTAGGATTTAAGTAATTTTCCCACTGTGCTCTACTTACCCAATGTGTAGCATTTGGAAATACCAATTCGTAACCATCCCTATTTTCATTATGCTTTACAGCGCCACCACAATGGTCAAAATGCAAGTGCGTCAACACAACATCGGTAATATCTGTAGGAGAATAGCCTACGTTTGCTAAAGAAGAAATAAGTCTAGCATCACCATTCAAATGTTGATGTTCAAAAAAGGCTGCATCTTGCTTATCACCAGTACCATTATCAATTAATATTTTACGCTCACCATCTACCACAAGCATACTTCTCATGGCGCAATTGCATAAATTATCATCATCACTTGGATATTTTCGGCTCCAATAAAGTTTAGGTACAACGCTAAACATAGCTCCTCCATCACACTTAAAATTACCCGTTTCGATATTATATATTTTCATTATTTTAACTTAAATATGTTATCTTTAAAATTATTTTTTCCTGTAAATTCAGAGTTTACAGAGGCGACTTCTCAACGCAAGTCAAAAATACGATTTTAAAAACGAAATTCCATGAGAGTACATTTTATAGCCATTGGTGGTGCTGCGATGCACAATTTAGCTTTAGCTTTACACAAAAAAGGGTTTCATATTACTGGTTCGGATGATGAGATATTCGATCCTTCGAAAAGTCGATTGGAACAATACGGTCTCTTACCTGAAAAATGGGGATGGTTTCCTGATAAAATCACCTCAGACATAGATGCTATTATTCTTGGTATGCATGCTAGAATAGATAATCCGGAGCTTTTAAAAGCAAAAGAACTAGGCTTAAAGATCTACTCTTATCCTGAATACATATACGAGCAGACAAAAGATAAAACTCGGGTGGTAATTGGTGGTTCACACGGCAAAACAACAACAACTTCGATGATTATGCATGTTTTAAAATGCAATAATATCGATTTTGACTATATGGTTGGTGCTCAAATTGAGGGATTCGACACAATGGTAAAGTTAAGTGAGGATGCAAAAATAGCAGTTTTTGAAGGTGATGAATACCTTGCCTCTCCCATAGATCCACGCCCAAAATTTCATTTGTACCATCCACACATCGCTTTACTAACAGGAATTGCATGGGATCATATTAATGTTTTTCCAACATTTGATAATTACGTAGAACAATTCGAAATCTTTACGGATTTAATTCAAAAAGATGGAAGTCTGATTTATTTTGAGAAGGATGAGCACATTCAAACAATCTTAAAGAACAAAAGAGAAGATATTACTTACATTCCGTATAATACTCATCCGTTTAGAGTAGAAAACAACCTTTCCATACTAAAAGGTAAATCGGAAGAATATGCTCTTGAGATTTTTGGGGAACACAACCTACAAAATTTAATGGGTGCATACCACATCTGCAAAAGCATTGGTGTTTCAGATCTTGATTTTTATTCCTCTATTCAGAATTTTTCTGGAGCAGCTCGCCGTCTTCAAAAATTAGACGAAAATGATACTTGTAGTGTTTTTCAAGATTTTGCACACTCGCCATCAAAATTACAAGCAACAACGCAAGCTGTAAAAAAACAATATCAAAACAGAAAACTAATAGCCTGTATGGAATTGCATACATTTAGTAGTTTAAAAAAGGAATTCCTGCCTCATTACAAGGATACCATGTGTACCGCTGATCAGGCATTCGTTTATTTTGATCCAAAAACAATCGCTCATAAAAAATTAGAGCCAATTACTAAAGAACAGGTTGCTGAGGCATTTGGAGGCGATAATCTTAAGGTTTATACAGATTCCGATCTGTTAATTTCTGATTTGCTAGCCATGAACTTTACCAACACAAATGTACTTTTAATGAGTTCAGGTAACTTTACTGGAGTAGATCTAAAGCTACTGGCTAGCAAAATCACTAAAAAAAAGGACTAAGTTGACTTTCAGCACCTTGAGAAACGCAATGTTGCTGATGGTTAAATTAATACTATTTTTACACTATGATTAGTCCTAAAACCAAGGAATACTATGCTTCAACTCTTTAGATATATTTTATTTATTCTTCTGTTAACTCCGACCAATTTATTGATCGGACAAAATCAGGATCAAATTCTAAAGGCCGAAGAATTACTAATAAGCACTTCAGGTAAAGAAAGAGTCGCTTTACTTAATGAGCTTTCACGTCTATATATCGATATAGATCCAGATAAAAGCGTTGAATACACAAAAGAAATCGTAATACTTACTGCAGATGACCCCATAAAGAAATCATCTAATTTATATAATCTAGGAAACCTTTATCGAAGAGTTAATAATTACAGATTGGCCTTGGATTGTCAAACTCAAGCGCTTGAAATACGTAGGCAGATTAATGATATCAAGGGCACTGCTAGTTGCCTAAATAACATTGGTGAAATCTATAAAATACTTAACAAACACGAAGAAGCACTCAATTACTTTAACCAGTCCCTAAAAATTAGACAAAAGGAAGGCAGCCCCAAAGAAGTTGCCTACACTTTGAATAATATTGGAAGTACTTATTGGCTAAAGAAAGATTACGCAAGCTCGTTGGAATTTTACCTGAAATCACTCGAAATTAGATCTAAACTAGGCGATAAATCTGATATTTCTTCATCTTTAAACAACCTTGGTAATGTTTACAAAAACCTTGGCAAGTATAACAAAGCTCTTGACTATTATGCAAAAGCATTAGAAATACGACAAGAAATTGGAGACAAAACGCTGATTGCATTCAGCATGAATGACATAGGCGGCATCTACTGGCGATTAAACAACTACAATGAATCGCTTTCCTACTACAATAAATCTTTAGCCTTACGAAAAGAGATTGGAAACAAGAGATACATTGCAGCAACTCTAAAAAATATTGGAACTGTATACAAAGACCTAAATGAGTTAGATTACTCTTTGAAAAGTTATAATGAATCCTTAAAGATATATGATGAATTAAACGATTTAAAGGAACAAGCAAATGTCTTTTCATCCATTGGGAAACTGTACGAAAGCTATAATAATTTCGACAAGAGTCTGGAATATCACAAAATAGCTTTGAATTTGCATCGCCAAATTGGAAATACAAAAGGAATAGCCTACTCTTCCAATAGCATAGGTGAAATTCTAATGAAATATTTCATTAGCGAAGAAGCTAAGACTTATCTACTTTCAGCTTTTGAACATGCCAATCAATGCAAGGACCGAAGTTTGCAAAAAATCACATCAGAAAATTTATTTGAATATTTTTCAAATCAAGGTGATTACAAAAAAGCGCTAGAATATTTTAGAGAATTTTCGAGTACGCAATATGATAGTATTGTTGATCAAATTGACAAAGGCAAGATTGCAGAGTTTGAAGCTAATTACGAAATCTCAAAAAATAAAAATGAAATTAAGAGTTTAAAAGCCTATAGCCGTCAGCAGACTATTGTAATTTACCTTTTTATAGCCTTAATTATTTTAGCTGGTGGAATCGGATACATTGCTAATAAAAACATCAAAATAAGAAAAGAAGCAACTCAGGCACTTACTGAGAAAAATACCGAATTAGAGGAAATCAATTCTCGCTTAAAGGA contains:
- a CDS encoding DUF2752 domain-containing protein, translating into MTSSHISAEHNYKIVNYILAGIILCIFLYSALFSPEGGKHPVPSFFTQLTGYESPSTGLSRSFSAIVRGDFDLANNFNPNGLQIFLFFVIQFCFRISSSFFIKIPNSYLKPYITADILISIFGFYLAFRPLISFTIKLFKESLVEYM
- a CDS encoding MBL fold metallo-hydrolase, encoding MKIYNIETGNFKCDGGAMFSVVPKLYWSRKYPSDDDNLCNCAMRSMLVVDGERKILIDNGTGDKQDAAFFEHQHLNGDARLISSLANVGYSPTDITDVVLTHLHFDHCGGAVKHNENRDGYELVFPNATHWVSRAQWENYLNPNIREADAYFKENVMPIKEAGKLQIVEEEGELFPNFEVRFVNGHTPGLMISLIKNEDRTLVFAGDFIPTAANVPVKWLASYDLNPTVSLSEKQIFLKEAVENNYTLFFQHDITTECCSLKQTERGVKVDKCFALDELK
- a CDS encoding UDP-N-acetylmuramate--L-alanine ligase, which encodes MRVHFIAIGGAAMHNLALALHKKGFHITGSDDEIFDPSKSRLEQYGLLPEKWGWFPDKITSDIDAIILGMHARIDNPELLKAKELGLKIYSYPEYIYEQTKDKTRVVIGGSHGKTTTTSMIMHVLKCNNIDFDYMVGAQIEGFDTMVKLSEDAKIAVFEGDEYLASPIDPRPKFHLYHPHIALLTGIAWDHINVFPTFDNYVEQFEIFTDLIQKDGSLIYFEKDEHIQTILKNKREDITYIPYNTHPFRVENNLSILKGKSEEYALEIFGEHNLQNLMGAYHICKSIGVSDLDFYSSIQNFSGAARRLQKLDENDTCSVFQDFAHSPSKLQATTQAVKKQYQNRKLIACMELHTFSSLKKEFLPHYKDTMCTADQAFVYFDPKTIAHKKLEPITKEQVAEAFGGDNLKVYTDSDLLISDLLAMNFTNTNVLLMSSGNFTGVDLKLLASKITKKKD
- a CDS encoding tetratricopeptide repeat-containing sensor histidine kinase is translated as MLQLFRYILFILLLTPTNLLIGQNQDQILKAEELLISTSGKERVALLNELSRLYIDIDPDKSVEYTKEIVILTADDPIKKSSNLYNLGNLYRRVNNYRLALDCQTQALEIRRQINDIKGTASCLNNIGEIYKILNKHEEALNYFNQSLKIRQKEGSPKEVAYTLNNIGSTYWLKKDYASSLEFYLKSLEIRSKLGDKSDISSSLNNLGNVYKNLGKYNKALDYYAKALEIRQEIGDKTLIAFSMNDIGGIYWRLNNYNESLSYYNKSLALRKEIGNKRYIAATLKNIGTVYKDLNELDYSLKSYNESLKIYDELNDLKEQANVFSSIGKLYESYNNFDKSLEYHKIALNLHRQIGNTKGIAYSSNSIGEILMKYFISEEAKTYLLSAFEHANQCKDRSLQKITSENLFEYFSNQGDYKKALEYFREFSSTQYDSIVDQIDKGKIAEFEANYEISKNKNEIKSLKAYSRQQTIVIYLFIALIILAGGIGYIANKNIKIRKEATQALTEKNTELEEINSRLKETEVSLRDLNLTKDKIFNIISNDLRTPFNDMKVMSSKLIQSFEQPEIGSQKDLSQNIRDLSFHTSDLVEKLLSWSASQSGKTKFAARAFNLKELLDYSLSKLSEQQIEKNVKIIFNLDSTIKAFADTASMTETFKNLLSNAIKFSYREGKITISAREKKYLVELEITDEGVGMSKTNLHKIFRLDNDYLALGTAQEKGAGIGLLLCKEYVEKNGGKIWADSEEGKGSSFFITIPKSDKLMGSVPQANH